One Sinorhizobium mexicanum genomic region harbors:
- the mnmE gene encoding tRNA uridine-5-carboxymethylaminomethyl(34) synthesis GTPase MnmE, translating into MHSTDTIYALSSGALPAGVAVIRISGPATAQAIARLCGPLPQARAATLRTIRARNGEPLDSGLVVYFPGPASFTGEDCCEMQVHGGRAVVQAILDELAAIDGLRHADAGEFSRRAFQNGKMDLVEVEGLADLIAAETEMQRRLALEHSGGGQSALYQGWARRLTHARAMIEAELDFADEDDVPGSVSASIWEDMAKLRGEIEEHIGQAGLAEIIRDGLRIVIAGEPNAGKSSLLNALAKRDVAIVTEIAGTTRDIISVDLSLAGFSVKLYDTAGLRETDELVEREGIRRAHETIGRADLVLLLSDNPAHFSLSEIVPGNIPIIRVATKIDRDDVSWLPSDADIFLSTRTGAGIADLLEALGAHLPDLAGKTALSMPSRKRHVDCLRQASAALVRSLSSEAVGLDIQAEQLRVAGDALGRITGRVDVENLLDVIFSEFCIGK; encoded by the coding sequence ATGCATTCTACGGATACGATATACGCACTTTCGAGCGGCGCTCTGCCCGCCGGCGTTGCCGTCATCCGCATCAGTGGGCCGGCCACGGCGCAGGCAATTGCGCGTCTTTGCGGGCCTCTGCCCCAAGCCCGCGCCGCAACCTTGAGAACGATTCGGGCTCGAAACGGTGAGCCGCTGGATAGCGGGCTGGTCGTCTACTTTCCGGGGCCGGCATCCTTCACCGGCGAGGATTGCTGCGAAATGCAGGTGCATGGCGGGCGTGCGGTCGTTCAGGCGATATTGGATGAGCTTGCCGCAATCGATGGCCTGCGCCACGCCGACGCTGGCGAGTTTTCAAGGCGGGCGTTTCAAAACGGCAAGATGGACCTAGTCGAGGTCGAGGGCTTGGCGGATCTGATCGCGGCCGAAACCGAGATGCAGCGTCGCCTGGCGCTCGAGCATTCCGGTGGTGGGCAGTCGGCGCTTTACCAAGGGTGGGCGCGGCGCCTGACGCATGCGCGCGCAATGATTGAAGCCGAGCTCGATTTTGCCGATGAGGACGATGTGCCGGGGTCGGTCAGCGCTTCGATCTGGGAGGACATGGCGAAGCTCCGCGGTGAAATCGAAGAGCATATCGGTCAGGCGGGCCTGGCGGAGATCATTCGCGATGGCCTTCGAATCGTCATTGCCGGCGAGCCGAATGCTGGCAAGTCGAGCCTGTTGAATGCGCTGGCAAAGCGTGACGTTGCGATTGTCACGGAGATCGCCGGCACCACTCGTGACATCATCTCGGTTGATCTTTCATTAGCCGGATTCTCCGTGAAACTGTATGACACGGCGGGATTGCGGGAAACCGACGAATTGGTCGAACGCGAGGGAATTCGGCGAGCGCACGAAACTATCGGACGAGCCGATCTCGTGCTGTTGCTATCGGATAATCCGGCACATTTTTCCTTAAGTGAAATCGTTCCCGGAAACATTCCGATTATAAGAGTCGCAACGAAGATTGACCGCGACGATGTCTCGTGGCTACCGAGCGATGCGGATATATTCCTATCGACGAGGACCGGCGCCGGCATCGCGGATCTATTGGAAGCGCTGGGAGCTCATCTTCCGGACTTGGCAGGCAAGACGGCGCTGTCGATGCCGTCTCGAAAGCGCCACGTCGACTGCCTGCGGCAGGCGAGTGCTGCGCTGGTGCGGAGCCTGTCGTCGGAGGCGGTGGGCCTGGATATTCAGGCGGAGCAATTGCGCGTCGCAGGCGATGCGCTAGGCCGAATCACAGGACGCGTTGATGTCGAGAACCTGCTCGATGTGATATTTTCGGAGTTCTGCATCGGCAAGTAA
- the rho gene encoding transcription termination factor Rho, with product MAEMKLQELKNKTPTDLLAFAEELEVENASTMRKQELMFAILKMLAAQDIEIIGEGVVEVLQDGFGFLRSANANYLPGPDDIYISPSQIRRFSLKTGDTVEGPIRGPKEGERYFALLKVNTINFDDPEKIRHKVHFDNLTPLYPNERFKMELEVPTSKDLSARVIDLVAPLGKGQRGLIVAPPRTGKTVLLQNIAHSITANHPECYLIVLLIDERPEEVTDMQRSVKGEVVSSTFDEPATRHVQVAEMVIEKAKRLVEHGRDVVILLDSITRLGRAYNTVVPSSGKVLTGGVDANALQRPKRFFGAARNIEEGGSLTIIATALIDTGSRMDEVIFEEFKGTGNSEIVLDRKVADKRIFPAMDILKSGTRKEDLLVPRQDLQKIFVLRRILAPMGTTDAIEFLIDKLKQTKTNGDFFESMNT from the coding sequence TGAAGCTTCAAGAACTTAAGAACAAGACGCCGACCGATCTCCTGGCATTTGCCGAAGAGCTCGAGGTCGAGAACGCCAGCACGATGCGCAAGCAGGAGCTGATGTTCGCAATCCTCAAGATGCTCGCGGCGCAGGACATCGAGATCATCGGTGAAGGCGTCGTCGAGGTGCTGCAGGACGGGTTCGGCTTCCTGCGCTCCGCCAACGCCAACTACCTTCCCGGCCCGGACGATATCTATATTTCGCCCTCGCAGATCCGGCGCTTCTCCTTGAAGACCGGCGATACGGTCGAAGGACCGATTCGCGGTCCGAAAGAAGGCGAGCGCTACTTTGCGCTGCTGAAGGTCAATACGATCAACTTCGACGATCCGGAGAAGATCCGGCACAAGGTTCATTTCGACAACCTGACGCCGCTCTATCCGAACGAGCGCTTCAAGATGGAGCTCGAGGTTCCGACGTCGAAGGACCTTTCCGCTCGTGTCATCGATCTGGTGGCGCCGCTCGGCAAGGGCCAGCGCGGGCTGATCGTGGCGCCGCCGCGCACCGGTAAGACGGTACTCCTGCAGAACATCGCCCATTCGATCACCGCGAACCATCCGGAATGCTATCTGATCGTTCTCTTGATCGATGAACGTCCGGAAGAAGTGACCGACATGCAGCGCTCGGTGAAGGGCGAGGTCGTCTCCTCGACCTTCGACGAGCCGGCGACGCGCCACGTCCAGGTTGCAGAAATGGTCATCGAAAAGGCCAAGCGCCTTGTCGAGCATGGCAGGGACGTTGTCATTCTGCTCGATTCGATCACCCGCCTCGGCCGCGCCTATAACACCGTCGTGCCGTCATCCGGCAAGGTGCTGACGGGCGGTGTCGACGCCAACGCGCTGCAGCGTCCGAAGCGTTTCTTCGGCGCGGCGCGCAATATCGAGGAAGGCGGCTCGCTGACCATCATCGCGACGGCGCTGATCGATACCGGCAGCCGCATGGACGAGGTGATCTTTGAAGAGTTCAAGGGCACCGGCAACTCGGAAATCGTGCTCGACCGCAAGGTCGCCGACAAGCGCATCTTCCCGGCGATGGACATTCTGAAGTCCGGCACCCGTAAGGAGGATCTGCTGGTGCCGCGGCAGGATCTGCAGAAGATTTTCGTTCTGCGACGCATTCTCGCTCCGATGGGAACCACCGATGCGATCGAGTTCCTGATCGACAAGCTGAAGCAAACGAAGACCAACGGCGACTTCTTCGAATCGATGAACACGTGA